The Naumovozyma dairenensis CBS 421 chromosome 11, complete genome genome includes a window with the following:
- the UFO1 gene encoding SCF ubiquitin ligase complex subunit UFO1 (similar to Saccharomyces cerevisiae UFO1 (YML088W); ancestral locus Anc_8.863) encodes MITLQKLPPEILITIFSYLDEKDLILLQELSSYFNDLINDEELWKNLFKTRIHSTHFPSFSNSNKYSIEYVERIKGLNQWKHNRAIKTKYIVSPTPLINQQHQQQQDQIEKIYFDYPRCACYNDGVITLIQLQSRKNKQRKFTYIPCTTPQGCSTMNFNISAAVFGRFDGRVFGKLLSNKSYLTPITEFDSRHSTTVTAITNSSLSSSSTAGNSESNLNWCVSGSENGEIIWWCETKKMKFIKISNNTILSLALLKEWTISLDEEKIYIIKNMEEIHSLPLPITPTAGNKPLQVHFFKIDFGSKQLIIADLKTLYIISFDPNQNFGFTKSFTFEDTQTTISDIVIDEQTSIREQNLQLAGNDGCFISVLTSLNEIYIINIRIPGPTIKIQTILPFHDDIVYKCQITNLVLVVAFNGFLQIYDAINGAMIKSIQKTDQFPEFLNISQGRMIIGNGNTIHYLQFISDDLMNKKSKHHHGSSSSRSQRGNKWNETLHSGLEMYDEEKNLAAKKERQNAKLLALYGGDLNDMDDEEIQLKIALMESEEANSIRDNNILTTQASVHDGNEEEEEEEEDLQRAIEESRRLHESENSFANEDDEDFLRAIEQSRLIEQEDIESTNRIRTRRSPLSTHNHPNVSSQNNINDQTDTSPTDNITEDEQLQLAIALSLSEINE; translated from the coding sequence ATGATAACACTACAAAAGTTACCACCAGAAATcttaataacaatatttaGTTATCTAGATGAAAAGGatctaatattattacaagaattATCTTCATACTTTAATGACTTAATTAacgatgaagaattatGGAAAAATCTATTTAAAACGAGAATACATTCCACTCATTTTCCATCGTTTTCGAACtcaaataaatatagtATAGAATACGTGGAAAGAATTAAAGGTTTGAATCAATGGAAACATAATAGAGCcatcaaaacaaaatatatagtatCCCCAACTCCATTAATCAATCAACaacaccaacaacaacaagaccaaattgaaaagatctATTTCGATTATCCAAGATGTGCTTGTTATAACGATGGAGTTATCACTCTTATACAATTGCAATCAAGAAAGaataaacaaagaaaattcaCATATATACCATGCACTACTCCACAAGGTTGTTCCACAAtgaattttaatatatcagCAGCTGTATTTGGAAGATTTGATGGAAGAGTCtttggtaaattattaagtAATAAATCCTATTTGACCCCAATAACAGAATTTGATTCAAGACATTCCACTACAGTAACAGCTATtacaaattcatcattatcttcatcatcaacagcAGGAAATAGTGAATCAAATCTTAATTGGTGCGTAAGTGGATCTGAAAATGGTGAAATCATTTGGTGGTGTGAGacgaaaaaaatgaaattcatcaagatttcaaataatactatTCTCAGTTTAgcattattgaaagaatggACCATCTCATTAGATGAggaaaaaatttatatcaTAAAAAACATGGAAGAAATCCATTCTTTACCATTGCCTATCACTCCCACCGCCGGTAATAAACCATTGCAAGTacatttctttaaaatagATTTTGGTTCTAAACAACTAATAATTGcagatttgaaaacattgTACATAATTTCATTCGAtccaaatcaaaattttggCTTTACTAAATCTTTCACTTTTGAAGATACtcaaacaacaatatcTGATATTGTCATCGATGAACAAACGTCAATAAGAGAAcaaaatttacaattagCAGGTAACGATGGTTGTTTCATATCAGTTTTAACatcattgaatgaaatttatataataaatataagaaTTCCAGGCCCTACCATTAAGATCCAAACAATTTTACCTTTCCATGATGATATCGTTTACAAGTGTCAAATTACAAATTTAGTACTAGTTGTAGCATTCAATGGATTCCTACAAATTTATGACGCAATTAATGGTGCCATGATTAAAAGTATACAAAAGACTGATCAATTCCCTGAATTTTTAAACATTTCTCAAGGTAGGATGATAATCGGTAATGGTAATACTATCCATTATTTACAATTCATTTCAGATGAtttaatgaacaagaaatcaaaacatcatcatggctcatcatcatcacgAAGTCAACGTGGTAATAAATGGAATGAAACTTTACATTCAGGTTTGGAAATGTATGACGAAGAGAAGAATTTAGCTGCAAAAAAGGAAAGACAAAATGCAAAATTGTTAGCATTGTATGGTGGTGATCTTAATGATatggatgatgaagaaatacaattgaaaattgcGTTAATGGAATCAGAAGAGGCAAATAGCATAcgagataataatattctaaCGACGCAAGCGAGTGTTCATGATggaaatgaagaagaagaagaagaagaagaagatttgCAGAGAGCTATTGAAGAATCTCGACGTCTTCATGAATCAGAAAACAGTTTTGccaatgaagatgatgaggatTTCTTAAGGGCCATCGAACAATCTAGGTTAatagaacaagaagatattgaaagcACAAACAGAATAcgaacaagaagaagtcCCTTATCAACTCATAATCACCCGAATGTGTCAtctcaaaataatatcaacgATCAAACTGATACTTCACCAACTGATAATATTACTGAAGATgaacaattacaattgGCAATTGCCTTATCATTAAGTGaaatcaatgaatga